The window TATGGTCCTTACTCCATCTTGGCTGGTTGTATCCTACCATCCTTGTTCTTATTTAATTTCTGTCCCAATTTGTTATGTTGGTTGGCAAGTCGAAAAAAGAAAGTATTTACATGTTTTAGTATAGGAGAGTACGAATGTTTATTGAAATTGGGATATAGATGTCGGAATTGCTACCAACGATATTAAGTAAAGCTGTCACGTGTGATCTTCTCCATACGGTTGTTTTTGTAGTTAACAAAAATGTTGACTACAAAATGAGTTAGATATTGAAAAAGATAACGATGCTGTAGATCTTTTTCTAATAAAGTGATACAGGTTCCTAAGGAAACACCGTTCTGTATGTTTATGGCTATCGATTTATTATTACAGTAGGTTTTAAACTTCAGTATCATGTCCATATTCCTTTAAAAACTAGAAATTGCATAATTTAGACTTTAGAGGGTGAAATTTTGCCTGCCTTTTATTGATTGTTGATAGAAAAGTTGAGGGTTGTTTCATAAAAAGGAACTTATGGTCCACTTGTGATGTGTGCTTTTAGCCTAGTTGATATAACGATATCGACCCAATGGAAGGTCAAGTTTCTATCATGTATGAACACTTCATTGTCGACTACACGAGAATAACAAACTTTGATCTTGGATATCAAACAAACAATGAATCAAAGGTCTCTAGTTTTCATGGCCgaaatcaaaattttagaatAGTACATTTCTGATCTAATGGTTTGAGATTATAACTCATTTTCAATTTAGTAAAAttatacatgcataaaaaaaaactggAGCTTAAAGCCTAACTTCCAATTATTGCAATTTacctagatttttttttttaatttttaaaacgtTGTTAGTTGGTTAGTAGTTCAAACTCTAGCAGTGACATCCAAGCAGACAGTATGCTAGAGGTTGGAACCCGAATTTATCTACCACCTTCTTCCAAGCACACATTGAACATGCTTACCTCCATAGTTCTTATGTAGTCCGTTGTGTTGTCGGGAAAACTCTTACTCGTGAACTCAAGATGGATTCATCAACGCTTTCTATAGTGACTCATGTTACTCTCATCattcatattaatattatattacaatTATAGTTAGTTATCTATGTTATGGAGCTCAATTGGTAATGAGTAGGGGCATCTTTGCCACAAATAGCACAATATTTTGGGTTCAGGCACAAACCATCATAACCATAACTGTTTAATGAGTCTGCATTATGGATAAACATGTTAGTGTGGGCTAGTTCTGCTTATAGATTTTTAACCTTTTGCCAcgaattttataattatttataattcaacataatatttttgataCCGTATTTTAAGTGTATAGATTTATGTACAGTAATTTTCATTCGGTTGTCTATAAGAGAAAGTTAAGAAAAGAGTATACATAGTCACATAGATATGTAGACATGTAGGATGCATGCTCTTGAAGTGTAGTGGATGTAGCAATCAATCAAAGGTAAAGCTCTCCACGCTTTTAGTGTGGGCATTGTAAAAGTCACTTCCAACGGTTATACTTCAACTTAATTTCTACCCCACTTGTTACCGTTGCCGTGACACACCCGTTGATTTTGTGGGTCCAATTTTACTGCATCTTCTTTTACACCCGAAAACTATAATTATATGCCTTTTTCTTATTCTTACTCATTTTTCATGacttttatttattcttcgtaACATCTGATCAGAAAATGAATTTTGTTAATAACAAGTACATAAATGATTGTAGTACGTGGCTAAGTTAGTGTTGTTTGATTTAGCTGCACAACTACTTACAATTGCTTGGGACTGTGAAGAAGCATCCCGGTTCTTACTCGTACGTCTTTGGTTCGACTATAAGAAGTGACAATTATGTGTGGTTCTTTTTATTGAATTCCTTGCGATTATATTCAGGGGTCTAACATGTTATGAGTATAGAATGTTAATAAAAAGATAGCcgattttaataaaaataaaatatatgtgaaTCATCTTTGACCTTTTACACTCAGAAGTACCATATATTAAGCTTAAAAAAGaatgaataaaaacaaaaagaagccAAAGCGTTACACCTACTAGTCTACTACCATATACAAGTACCACTCATTATCTTTCCCTCTCTGTCATCTTAACAACAAAACGGTCCTCACTTCATTCCCTACCTTTTAattacactatatatattaactattcaACTATATGTATATCTCCAAAAATTCTTTATTCATTCACCATAATTCTTTAACTTGAATGGCTACTGTTCAAGTAAGCAACACAATGCCAGATTGTTGTTCACCTTTAAAGAAGTCTCCTTCATTGCGCTATGGTCGAAAAAAGTCCATTTCAAGAACAGCTAATGAGATTGATGATATCATTAACCATTTGCATGGTTCCGACCCAGTTCGTTTTGAACTTACCCGTCTTGAGAACCAACTACGAGGTTACTACCTAGTACTTTTCTTAGCTATTTACCTCATTAGTTACGTTGTTCCTAAAATGTGGTCCTTAAAAACAGAATTTTAACGAATTTATTGAAAAATTAGTGCGTTTATTGCTGAGATATGGCAGTAGTGTTTGTTAGGATGTTGCTTATAAGTAAACCTATACATAGCATGTCGAAAATCTTATAGAAAGAAGTTAATTGTCTAAAACTGAAACGAGTTAACGAATAAGTTTGCCGGCCTGTTGAGGTTTCTCACGGAAGGCAAGTCTTTGACATTGATGTAGAATATCCTTGTGACTATTTCCACTAGGGCCACCTTGGTGGTGGTTTAATTAGTGTAAAACTAGAATTTAACAAAGTTAAAGGTTTATTTATCGGATTTTTTGAAATTGTTTTCATATGTGGAAACCTATTTTGTGAGATTGGACACTCTACTTTTGCAGATAAAGATAGGGAATTGGGAGATGCATATGCAGAAATAAAGGCATTGAAGTACCATGAACACGTTAAAGAGAAGGCAGTGGAAGAGGTGTTTTTATTGTGctccttttatttttcatctcgTTATTACCATTGCGTTGTACGTAGGCCTTACATAAGATTCTTGAATGACTTTAggatcataatccataatctgtTATGTTCATGTTGTTGCAGCTAAATGATGAGCTAAACAAAGTGGATGAAAAGCTTAAGAAAACCGAATCCCTTTTGGATAGCAAGGTATCCCGTTAACGCTAGTCCTTACTTCTATAGGTCCATATATGAGGATTCTTTTTGTATACTCGTACTTGTTTACCTTACTTTTTTAGAAAGATATGATCAACTTATTTTTTGGGCTTACAGAATTTAGAGATTAAGAAGATTAATGATGAGAAAAAGCATGCTTTGGCTGCACAATTTGCGGCGGAAGCCACTCTTCGAAGAGTTCATGCTGCCCAGAAAGATGATGAGATGCCTCCTATTGAGGCTATTATTGCTCCATTGGAGGCAGAACTCAAGttgattaggatggaggtaatGACCTAAACCACAATCACCATTAGAAAGGATAAACATCAACCTGGTCAAAGTTTGCTAACACGAGTTGTGTTGTCCTCATTAATTACTAGAATCCAAATTTGAAACTTTGATGGTTTTCGGGCATAAACTAGTTGGTTTCCTAGGCGAGGAATGCTATCAAAATTGGTAACATAGAGTTTTGACGCATGGCACTTTGCTTCCATCAGGTATCAAAGTTGCAGGACGATAATAGAGCACTAGACCGTCTCAGTAAATCTAAGGAAACGGCTCTTTTGGAGGCAGAGAGAACTGTTAAATTAGCAATGACAAAAGCATCCATGGTTGATGATCTTCAGAACAAAAACCAAGAGCTGATGAAACAGATTGACATATGTCAGGTAATCACTGTTTTACAATTCTAATTTTCTTATGCGTTGTTGGTAGCATAATGATAACTTATGGACTTTTTATGCAGGAGGAAAACAGAATATTGGATAAAATGAACCGACAGAAAGTTTCAGAGGTTGAAAAGCTGACTCAAACTGTTTCTGAGCTTGAAGAAGCTGTTTTGGCTGGTGGAGCTGCTGCAAATGCCGTGCGTGATTATGAGCGCAGACTGCAAGAGACAAATGTAGCTATATTCTCTCTGCGGGAATATTGAGTTCATTAAAGTTTAAAAGCATGTAAATCGTTATTTCTTTAACTTGTGCTGATTTTTTAAATCTTGTGTAGGAAGAGAAGAAGATCTTGGACCGTGAATTAGCTCGTGCCAAAGTTTCTGCAAACCGTGTTGCTGTTGTAGTAGCAAATGACTGGAAAGATACTGATAACAAAGTAATGCCTGTAAAAAAATGGCTGGAAGAAAGAAGAGTTTTTCAGGCATGTGTTCTTTCCTGCTTTATGGCTAAACACGGGCAAGATTGGCTGGCGGGGTGGGTGGGTCGAGTAATGGACAAAAACAGATTCGGGCTGAAACACATCATTTTAATGCAAATAGAATGCGGTGAGTCAGGTTGGGTTGGtgcaaacaattttttttttttgtaaaacgTAGGAGTTTATATAAGGTATgcttaaaaaacaattttatcaCAATAAAATTCTAagttttggaatgaaatgattaAAGATTAGGCCAGACTTTGACTTTGGCtgactttcaagtttcaacctaTTTGACTATTTCAGCAGTTTCAGATGATGGTTTGGCCCATTTcagtagttttttttatacctttgCCTATTTAAGataaaacacaacccaaatcaaACCATTATCGGTAAATAGATGATTTTGCTGCCTAacatattttatgattttgCTATTTATCATCTTGAGGGTATAACTGCTAAAACATATCCAATATGTGACatagttttttggtttttttaggGAGAATTGCAACAACTAAAAGAGAAACTGGCTATCGCGGACCGCACTGCAAAGGCAGAAGCACAGTTAAAAGTACGGGGGTTCACATTCACAATTTTATGATCCCtttcttttaacatttaaaaCTTAAGTTTCAGTTCCTAACTGTTGCTATACTTTCATAGGAAAAGTACCAACTCCGTTTCAAAGTTTTGGAGGAAAGATTTAAATCATCGTCTCGTAATGGTATTTCATGTGCTGCTGTCCCAGAAAGAGCTATCAGCAGTGGACGAGCAGCACGCCAGTCTCTAGGAGGAGTTGAAAATTTATCAAGATCTTCCTCTAGTAGATTTTCATCAAGAAATTTACTTAAGCATGGAAGTATATCATCAAAAGTATATGATTGCAGTAAATTAGTAGATTCCAGTAAGCTATTCTCAAATGAACGTGATCATGCTGAAGAGCTGAATAAGTCAAAACCCGAAGATTTTGTATCTGGCAGGTTGTATGATATGTTACAGAAGGAAGTCTTAACCTTACAAAAAGCTTGTCAACAAAAAGATCAAAATCTCACAGAACGAAACAATACAATTGAGGTTTTGCAGTCCACACTTCATAATTTAAATACTTCAATTATGCTTTTTATAAGTGAAATAACTAACAATTTGAAACTTACAGATATTGACAAAAAATGTTGAGACATTGAATCGGGCGATGGAGGTAGAGGGGAAAAAAACAAGGAGAGAAATAGCTGCAATGGAAAAAGAACTTGCTGCATTGCGTGTTGGTAGAGAACGCGGCAGCCATATGGGACGGCATACTAGTGTTCCCAGGTTTAATCttcataaatatacatacattccCTTCTGAGTTCATACATACTCTTGGATTTGAAAGACGAGAAATGGAACTaagttacattattttttttacttgcaGGGCCGTGTTATGACTTGAGTAATCCGAAGAGCAAGTTCAAGAGACTCCTGATCTAGATAGGTTATAAAATTTACTCAATAATTATGTGAAAGAAGGAATTATTAGTGTAATTTGTGTGTCTTATTGTATACCCATGAAGTAATATTTAAATGTACAATAAAGTTGTCACATAATCCATCAATCTGACCTTACAATGACTAAAGAAATTACAAATAGTTACAAGAAATTATGAGTATGAATAACACATAATCTATTATATGTTGTGGGGATGATTAGTATCAATAATGTTCCGAGCAGCAAACTGATCAACTAGATATCTTCCATGATCTGTAATCGCTTAGGCAAGCTTCCCACGAGACGATTATAAATAGAGACTCTAGATTGCGGAGAAGCTAGTGATATGAGTTGACAAGTATCATCCCCACAAGTTGGTCCCTGATGTCTAAAATGTCACTGCCAAAAGAGAGATTTGGGTATATAATATCTCTAAAGGGTCAAATGGGTATGGATTGAAACCATGATCATATAAACAAGGGTCCATGTCAACTATATAAAGCCAATGATTATATTGCTTTGTTTGATATTTTAAGTTAAAACTGCTCAAAGCAGAACATGAACATTCCTAGCGAAGACTATAAGAAGCTGGCGACCTCCCTTATGGGCCAGTGTTGTTGCGGTGCCGAGATGGTGGCAGCTACGACAGTCGATATTTTGGGTTGTTTGGATTTCTATTTCTctccttttaattttttttctttcattttaatataactttGGTATgcagtgttttttttttttgtggggATTAACTTGAGGGGTAAAGTTAAAAGATTATTGAGAATAAAATCAATGATTGAGATTCAGTTCTcttttttgaatcttaaccttaattttaattgaaaggTGAAATTATCACAACGTTAATTTacccattttctttctttatgactttatatatgataatataatatgtatgtatgtattgtgTGCTCTTTGTATGATGTATCGTATGTAAAACCAAGAAGACGgctaacattaaaaaaaaaaaaatgtaagttatTGTACATTTTAAAccctagatttttttttttggtgaacATTTAAACCCTAGATGTTATATACTCGTAATGCTTATAATCTAGTAAGTTAAAAGCATCTCTTTCTAGACATCATATTTTTCAAACGGTCTTTTTTGGATCATCAaaattttactaacttttgGAAACAAAATGGCCTTATATGACATATTTAAATAGGATAACGGTACATATACTTAAAAATATGTCTAATAACATACATACTCTATTCATCTTTTGACACATGAATTTCACAATTTCTCTTTATTAATCTCACCATTTATTATGACATGTGTCTACTTCTCCTTAAGGCATATCTTTAGACATACTCCCCCGTCCCATTTTatttgtcatgttgactaactttgatcgtaaataactttgtttgtgtcatgtaacacttgataaaAACTCtatgaatggattgggtttttaatttactttcgttcatataagtttcatcaactactatatagtacaaacaaagttatttacggtcaaagttagtcaacatgacaactaaaatgggacggagggagcaTTATTTAGTTACATTAATCGTTTTCCATTTTAATAACTAATGACATAGAAAGTGAAAAAAGAGTTCTAAGTGgccaaattaaaaaataagtttgAATTTTTAGGCAATGCACCTGTTTATCAAACTTGTAGCATGGGCTCTGACTTGcacttgtatagttgtattgCATAAATACAGTATTTTCTAAACtaaaaaatttcaagaaagATAGACCATCACTTAACTACCTTGGCCCAACCCATTTAAGTCACATATAAAACTTGGTCTATCTTTACTCTAGATATGCCATTCAAACTTTCTGATTCATTCATTCAAAACCCATACCCTCATACAAAAATATTGATCCACAATCCACAAACTTCAAAACGGTCAAAATTTTATGTACAACCTTACCTAGTCATTCCATACATAACACTCACCAACTCTTTAATACTCACCTACTCTTTATTCATGCTTTTACCACCCATGCTAGCTTATCACTATAAAAACAAACTCGATCTATTCTTTACTCTGAAACCATTGAGAACTACTATACTACTCCTCTTTCTGTATTTACACATGCAACACATTCTTTTTGTCTATATAGGGAAAAAAAAGCTTATGTCACTATTTCTTATCCTTTTGGTCATTTTGTTAAGAGTTTCAATTCTGATTTCCGGGccttataaaaacaaataaggaAAACTTTCTTGCATGGAGTGTTCCTATCCCTTCACGTTGCCACCTTTTTTCTTCAACCTTCCCTGACCAATATGCAAATTAaatatctcgttagttttttgGGCCTTATAAAAACACCTTTTTTCTTCTCGTTAGTTGTGTCATACAAATTGAATGATGTTACTCCGCAATTTCATACAAATTAGCTGAATCTAACTGAATATCTCTCCAAGCTGTTACGTCATCAAGACCAAAATTTCCTTTTATGGGTCAAGATATACGTATATGCTCCCCGGGTGTTGCGTATGCTTCGTGGCCATCTTTAACTAGCAACCTAAACAAGTTTATCTCTACCGTTCGTTGaaagatttgaaattttgaaGCACTCACTCTTTTACCAAATCATGTGCGGCAAAGTGAATACTGTACAAGTCACGATCAACATTACTATAAGGATTAGTAGTGTTAATGTTTACGCGTCTACTTTGCGACACGTTCGTTTGGTAAAAGAGAGAGTGCTTCAGATCTTCAAACGTACAGTAGAGGTAAACCTGTGGTTTAAGTTAAGAAGGCAATAATGCACGGAGCATATGCAGCACCAGAAACCATATGTGTATATCTGGACGGATAAAAGGAAATTTTGGTCTGATGACGTAACATCTTTGAGTGATATACGGGTAGATTCAGATAACTCGTATGAGATTGTGGAGGCATAGTATTTGGGAAAT is drawn from Erigeron canadensis isolate Cc75 chromosome 9, C_canadensis_v1, whole genome shotgun sequence and contains these coding sequences:
- the LOC122582129 gene encoding microtubule-associated protein 70-1-like; protein product: MATVQVSNTMPDCCSPLKKSPSLRYGRKKSISRTANEIDDIINHLHGSDPVRFELTRLENQLRDKDRELGDAYAEIKALKYHEHVKEKAVEELNDELNKVDEKLKKTESLLDSKNLEIKKINDEKKHALAAQFAAEATLRRVHAAQKDDEMPPIEAIIAPLEAELKLIRMEVSKLQDDNRALDRLSKSKETALLEAERTVKLAMTKASMVDDLQNKNQELMKQIDICQEENRILDKMNRQKVSEVEKLTQTVSELEEAVLAGGAAANAVRDYERRLQETNEEKKILDRELARAKVSANRVAVVVANDWKDTDNKVMPVKKWLEERRVFQGELQQLKEKLAIADRTAKAEAQLKEKYQLRFKVLEERFKSSSRNGISCAAVPERAISSGRAARQSLGGVENLSRSSSSRFSSRNLLKHGSISSKVYDCSKLVDSSKLFSNERDHAEELNKSKPEDFVSGRLYDMLQKEVLTLQKACQQKDQNLTERNNTIEILTKNVETLNRAMEVEGKKTRREIAAMEKELAALRVGRERGSHMGRHTSVPRAVL